In Citrus sinensis cultivar Valencia sweet orange chromosome 4, DVS_A1.0, whole genome shotgun sequence, one DNA window encodes the following:
- the LOC102616609 gene encoding diphosphomevalonate decarboxylase MVD2, peroxisomal-like: MAAEKWVLMVTAQTPTNIAVIKYWGKRDETLILPVNDSISVTLDPDHLCTTTTVAVSPSFDQDRMWLNGKEISLGGGRYQNCLKEIRSRACDVEDKEKGIKIEKKDWQKLHLHIASFNNFPTAAGLASSAAGFACLVFSLAKLMNLKENQSQLSAIARQGSGSACRSLFGGFVKWIMGKEGNGSDSLAVQLVDEEHWNDLVIIIAVVSSRQKETSSTTGMRESVETSLLLQHRAKEVVPKRIVQMEEAIQNHDFSSFAQLTCADSNQFHAVCLDTSPPIFYMNDTSHRIISYVERWNRSVGSPQVAYTFDAGPNAVLIARNRKIATELLQRLLFFFPPNSETDLNSYVLGDKSILRDAGIDGMKDIEALPLPPEINNISAQKYSGDVNYFICTRPGGGPVLLSDDSKALLNPKSGLPKEA; this comes from the exons ATGGCGGCGGAGAAATGGGTACTGATGGTGACGGCGCAGACGCCGACGAACATAGCTGTGATAAAGTACTGGGGGAAGCGAGACGAAACCCTAATTTTGCCTGTCAATGATAGCATCAGCGTCACCCTTGATCCCGATCACCTCTGTACTACCACGACCGTTGCCGTCAGTCCTAGCTTTGACCAAGATCGTATGTGGCTCAATGGCAAA GAAATTTCTCTTGGAGGGGGAAGGTACCAGAATTGTTTGAAGGAAATTCGGAGTCGTGCTTGTGATGTTGAGGACAAGGAGAAAGGGATCAAGATTGAGAAGAAGGACTGGCAGAAATTGCATTTACACATTGCTTCGTTTAACAATTTTCCGACGGCCGCTGGATTGGCTTCCTCTGCTGCTGGTTTTGCCTGCCTTG TTTTTTCACTGGCTAAGCTgatgaatttgaaagaaaatcagAGCCAGCTTTCTGCTATAGCTAG GCAAGGTTCAGGCAGTGCTTGTCGTAGTCTGTTTGGTGGATTTGTCAAGTGGATAATGGGAAAA GAAGGAAATGGAAGTGACAGCCTTGCAGTTCAACTTGTTGATGAAGAGCACTGGAATGatcttgttattattattgctgtG GTGAGTTCACGGCAGAAGGAAACAAGTAGCACCACAGGAATGCGTGAGAGTGTTGAAACAAGTTTGCTTTTACAACATAGAGCAAAG GAAGTTGTGCCAAAACGGATAGTACAAATGGAAGAAGCCATCCAAAATCATGATTTTTCGTCTTTTGCACAATTGACCTGTGCTGATAGTAATCAATTTCATGCGGTTTGCTTGGATACATCTCCCCCAATATTTTACATGAATGATACATCCCACAG AATTATCAGCTATGTTGAAAGATGGAATCGTTCCGTGGGATCACCTCAG GTGGCATATACTTTTGATGCTGGGCCTAATGCTGTTCTGATCGCTCGTAATAGAAAGATTGCTACCGAATTGCTTCAGAGgctacttttctttttcccaccAAACTCAGAAACAGACCTGAACAG TTATGTTCTTGGTGATAAATCAATCCTACGTGATGCTGGTATTGATGGGATGAAAGATATAGAAGCTTTGCCACTACCTCCTGAAATTAACAACATATCAGCGCAGAAATATTCAGGGGAtgtcaattattttatctgtACAAGACCAGGTGGAGGTCCTGTTTTGCTTTCTGATGACAGTAAGGCTCTTCTCAACCCCAAAAGTGGTTTGCCTAAGGAAGCTTAG